From Lonchura striata isolate bLonStr1 chromosome 3, bLonStr1.mat, whole genome shotgun sequence, one genomic window encodes:
- the AHSA2P gene encoding activator of 90 kDa heat shock protein ATPase homolog 2 codes for MAKWGQGDPRWIVEERADATNVNNWHWTERDATSWSKRKLKEVLEGLVVEGEAGRCEIGDLKHVEGEASCNSRKGKLIFFYEWNLRLSWKGTVKESGEKHKGSVEIPNLSEENEVDDTEINVSKKKGEGDVLKDLMRTEGTTKVREALRDYLKALKTEFTLGMILPTKAPVGQELAMERKPSGSTVQDSVTPQSLDMVGVKIPTVRIHMREVFNSPADELYSIFTKKELVQKFTKCPAVIEAEKGGKLQMFEGCVSGEYTELVPSQRIVLKWRCRSWPDEHYATVALNFQDLAAQSELELECKGVPVSHEESTRQCWKKQYFEEIHILLQQSKDNME; via the exons aTGGCCAAGTGGGGCCAGGGAGACCCGCGCTGGATCGTGGAGGAGCGGGCGGACGCCACCAACGTGAACAACTGGCACTG GACGGAGCGGGACGCGACCAGCTGGTCCAAGAGGAAGCTGAAGGAGGTGCTGGAGGGGCTGGTGGTGGAGGGCGAGGCCGGGCGCTGCGAGATCGGCGACCTCAAACACGTGGAGGGCGAAGCGTCCTGCAACAGCCGCAAAGGGAAACTCATCTTCTTCTACGAGTGGAACCTGCGCCTCAGCTGGAAAG GTACAGTGAAAGAGTCTGGTGAGAAACATAAGGGATCTGTTGAAATTCCTAACCTGTCAGAAGAAAATGAGGTAGATGATACAGAG aTAAATGTTAGCAAGAAGAAAGGGGAAGGTGATGTTCTGAAGGACCTGATGAGAACTGAAGGAACCACCAAAGTCAGAGAGGCCCTGAGGGACTACCTGAAAGCACTTAAAACAG AGTTCACCTTGGGAATGATCCTGCCAACAAAAGCTCCTGTTGGTCAGGAACTGGCCATGGAGCGAAAACCAAGTGGGAGCACTGTGCAG gACTCTGTTACACCACAGTCTCTGGATATGGTTGGAGTAAAAATTCCAACAGTGAGGATACATATGAGGGAAGTCTTCAACTCTCCAGCTGATGAACTTTACAGCATCTTCACAAAGAAGGAA ttGGTACAGAAGTTCACCAAATGCCCAGCTGTGAttgaagcagagaaaggaggcAAACTCCAGATGTTTGAGGGCTGTGTCAGCGGTGAATACACAGAACTG GTTCCAAGCCAAAGAATTGTCCTGAAGTGGCGGTGTAGGAGCTGGCCTGATG AACATTATGCAACTGTGGCCTTGAACTTCCAGGACCTGGCAGCTCAGTCAGAACTGGAGCTGGAATGCAAAGGGGTTCCTGTCTCCCATGAAGAGAGTACAAGACAATGTTGGAAGAAGcaatattttgaagaaatacatattttactGCAGCAATCAAAAGACAACATGGAATGA
- the LOC110469098 gene encoding uncharacterized protein LOC110469098: protein MLTISVQDVNEEPVFSSHSYSARIPSSVPYKYPVITVQATDPDSGDNGHLLYSLVRGQTNEFDINENTGQIFTVSVAGKAGTFYLEVQAADQGTRRLTAWTTVNVTVDSSSSSNIVMLVLNQKINVVERKSVEVQRVLEDKLGWNVYVLNIYSKESDRNSRSSTDETQVDIIAFDEDHQEVPAEDVKRKLREQQADLELGLEEVFSAPVSAAVGEAAAAPASPELVATIVLGALLAGTFVAFLAYVLLDLKRKRKYGKQDLIKKVEIMEGIDSPWADDKNGSLKSLEKPEHMNNGRTEMISFDNLEGTRGDDAEKDEIQAPEKDNYLETVLLDYKGESEQNGTPEKAPESRNVEVQLTARSTTEQDSFPTDTNQKPALSLTPHPTLPAPEKELKGVKFSEVAVILDTEPEDDEPGDDESEDNEFGDDLSL, encoded by the exons ATGCTTACAATCTCTGTGCAGGATGTGAACGAAGAGCCCGTGTTCTCCAGCCATTCTTACTCTGCTCgcattcccagctctgtgccctaCAAATACCCTGTCATTACAGTCCAG GCCACAGATCCAGACTCAGGAGACAATGGACACCTGCTGTACAGCTTAGTGAGAGGTCAAACCAACGAATTTGACATCAATGAAAACACAGGGCAGATTTTTACAGTTTCTGTagcaggaaaagctggaacATTTTATCTGGAAGTCCAAGCTGCCGACCAAGGCACAAGAAGACTCACAGCCTGGACAACAGTCAAT GTAACTGTTGATTCCAGCTCCAGTAGCAACATTGTGATGCTGGTGCTTAATCAGAAGATCAATGTTGTGGAAAGAAAGAGTGTTGAAGTACAAAG GGTCCTGGAAGACAAACTTGGGTGGAATGTATACGTGCTTAATATTTATTCCAAGGAGTCTGACAGAAATTCAAGGAGCAGCACTGATGAAACCCAAGTAGACATCATTGCTTTTGATGAGGACCACCAGGAAGTACCTGCAGAAGATGTAAAAAG AAaactgagggagcagcaggcagaccttgagctggggctggaggaggtgTTCTCAGCACCTGTCAGCGCTGCCGTCGGGGAGGCTGCGGCGGCCCCAGCGTCCCCAGAGCTCGTGGCCACCATCGTGCTCGGGGCGCTGCTCGCCGGCACCTTCGTCGCCTTCCTGGCCTATGTTCTGCTGGATCTGAAAAGGAAGAG AAAGTATGGGAAACAGGATTTGATTAAGAAAGTTGAAATTATGGAGGGCATTGATAGCCCATGGGCAGATGACAAAAATGGAAGTCTGAAAAGCTTAGAGAAACCAGAGCACATGAATAATGG GAGAACTGAGATGATATCATTTGACAACCTGGAAGGCACCAGAGGAGATGATGCTGAAAAAGATGAAATTCAGGCCCCTGAAAAAGACAATTACCTGGAGACAGTACTGCTGGATTACAAGGGTGAAAGTGAGCAAAATGGAACACCTGAAAAAGCTCCTGAAAGTAGAAATGTGGAGGTCCAGCTCACTGCGAGATCCACAACAGAACAG GATTCCTTTCCGACAGACACAAACCAGAAGCCAGCTCTTTCATTAACACCTCATCCCACATTGCCTGCCCCTGAGAAAGAACTGAAAGGAGTAAAATTTTCAGAGGTGGCAGTGATTTTGGACACAGAACCTGAAGATGATGAGCCTGGAGATGATGAGTCTGAAGACAATGAGTTTGGTGATGATCTATCTCTCTGA